One Chitinophaga sp. H8 DNA window includes the following coding sequences:
- a CDS encoding SNF2-related protein, whose translation MSLPHLLKYVYNNGTDEVIRRGKRIYSTGGVELLDADPILKSATFRVKSDTHANYYRVSISKYNETAAMSIRCQCPYNLGDICRHEAAALFQLQEMLDKNHFESFETHYNQQHTLIKMKSIDLKTLKLLTSNHIFEEAEKMQRLVKIKQAKDEKVEAVLKQDGVEYPLIIQRNEERLFDTHCTCDETEHALCKHKTALFLHLLTKHGAFYFDTLRNWDKEKNKLLAIYGYSLSDDLEGKFTFSYMEGKPFLRVLDTSIKRVEAPISGKQQAAPPPAETIVITQRLGAVFNANEPLYPYFRLDLVSGEVNEEQTEFISLVNKLDLTKYVDFYQYKERDREMIAPVRKVQGTEVSKFLSKNSPFAGIWENITHENEEELPTETKELMLEYLHPKLVKLFPVLAEHGLLFLLPNRQPFKTKNILPIQVGADKLSLVFKTNTTDSYVELTCFVSIEGELINVSANEWDSPLLFLHNNVMHVFENPQDALHVELFRQNGLVRIPSADWPVYLKDYLLPLSKQYEIQFDTSLLAEVDDILPECRVYLKEVGETFIIQPGFAYHGQEVDWNDETRITVQEGNKVLIIHRNKEAEMQFVNQIRALHTNFPQIDTHNYFFLRAKEALKNNWFFLFFDALKEMDVRVFGFDALRNFKFSSHKPVTNLQISSGIDWFDAQIEVLYGDQKVSIKDIKNALANKQNYVQLADGSLGLLPEEWLKKYSLLFKVGEEKDKGLKLSKYNFSVIDELYEFIDDEAVVAELEQKRKKLLQFDEIRSIALPSNVHATLRPYQESGFQWLNYLDEVKWGGILADDMGLGKTIQALTFLQNYKNKNDDQCMALVVCPTTLIYNWENEIRKFTPGIRHHIHHGPARLKSMEELQGYDVIITTYGTLRSDIQLLMKVAFDYVILDESQAIKNPQSKVTKAAQLLNTKNRLALSGTPMQNNTFDIYAQMNFLNPGMLGSVDFFRNEFATPIDKFQDEERKDHLRKLIYPFILRRTKEQVAKDLPDKIETVIFCEMDAEQRHIYDAYRNTYRSKILGVIEDQGMQRSQLTILQGLMKLRQICDSPAILNETEHYPNHSVKLHELTREIAENIGHHKVLVFSQFLGMLGLIRERLAHMKIPYEYFDGSTSTMDREKAIQNFQNNDECRVFLISLKAGGVGLNLTAADYVYIVDPWWNPAVEQQAIDRTHRIGQTKNIFAYRMICKDTVEEKILELQERKKSLVKEIIADDTGFVKKLTKEDVLYLFS comes from the coding sequence ATGTCGCTACCCCACTTACTAAAGTATGTTTATAATAACGGCACTGATGAGGTGATCCGCAGGGGGAAGCGTATATATTCTACTGGCGGCGTAGAATTGCTGGATGCGGACCCGATATTAAAGTCGGCTACTTTCCGGGTTAAAAGTGATACGCACGCCAATTATTACCGCGTTTCCATCAGCAAATACAACGAAACGGCAGCGATGTCTATCCGTTGTCAATGCCCGTACAACCTGGGAGATATCTGCCGGCATGAAGCAGCTGCGTTATTCCAGCTACAGGAAATGCTGGACAAGAACCATTTTGAGAGCTTTGAAACACATTATAATCAGCAGCATACGCTGATTAAAATGAAATCCATAGATCTTAAAACGCTGAAACTGCTCACTTCCAATCACATTTTTGAAGAAGCAGAAAAAATGCAGCGTCTGGTAAAGATCAAACAGGCGAAGGATGAAAAGGTAGAAGCTGTGCTGAAACAGGACGGTGTTGAATATCCGCTTATTATTCAGCGGAATGAGGAACGTCTTTTTGATACACATTGTACCTGTGATGAAACGGAGCATGCGTTATGCAAACACAAAACAGCCCTGTTTTTGCATTTGCTGACCAAGCACGGTGCTTTTTATTTTGATACCTTACGCAACTGGGATAAAGAAAAGAATAAACTGCTGGCCATTTATGGCTATTCCCTGTCGGATGACCTGGAAGGAAAATTTACTTTTTCCTATATGGAGGGGAAACCGTTTTTAAGGGTGCTGGATACCAGTATCAAGCGGGTGGAAGCGCCTATTTCCGGTAAGCAGCAGGCAGCGCCACCACCGGCAGAAACAATTGTCATTACACAAAGATTAGGTGCGGTATTTAACGCCAATGAACCCCTTTATCCTTACTTCCGGTTAGATCTGGTTAGCGGGGAGGTAAATGAGGAACAAACGGAATTTATATCGCTGGTAAATAAACTGGATCTTACCAAGTACGTTGATTTTTATCAGTACAAAGAAAGAGACCGGGAAATGATCGCTCCTGTGCGTAAAGTACAGGGCACAGAAGTGAGCAAATTCCTGAGCAAGAACTCCCCCTTTGCCGGGATATGGGAAAATATTACCCATGAGAATGAAGAGGAGCTGCCCACAGAAACCAAGGAGCTGATGCTGGAATACCTGCATCCCAAATTGGTGAAGTTATTCCCGGTACTGGCAGAGCATGGATTACTTTTCCTGCTGCCTAACCGGCAGCCATTTAAAACAAAGAATATCCTACCCATACAGGTAGGTGCTGATAAGCTATCGCTGGTATTTAAAACAAATACTACGGATAGTTATGTAGAGCTCACCTGTTTTGTTTCCATTGAAGGAGAGCTGATCAATGTGTCGGCCAATGAATGGGACAGTCCGTTACTTTTCCTGCATAATAATGTAATGCATGTTTTTGAGAATCCGCAGGATGCATTGCATGTGGAATTGTTCCGGCAAAACGGGCTGGTACGTATTCCATCAGCAGACTGGCCGGTATATCTTAAAGATTATCTGCTGCCACTGAGTAAACAGTATGAAATTCAATTTGATACTTCCTTACTGGCAGAAGTGGATGATATATTACCGGAATGCCGTGTGTACCTGAAAGAAGTGGGCGAAACCTTTATCATCCAGCCGGGATTTGCCTATCACGGGCAGGAAGTGGATTGGAATGATGAAACCCGTATTACGGTGCAGGAAGGCAATAAAGTGCTGATCATACACCGGAATAAGGAAGCGGAAATGCAGTTTGTGAACCAGATACGGGCACTGCATACCAATTTCCCGCAGATAGATACCCATAACTACTTTTTCCTGCGTGCTAAGGAAGCCCTGAAGAACAACTGGTTCTTCCTGTTTTTTGATGCCCTGAAGGAAATGGATGTGCGGGTGTTTGGTTTTGATGCATTGAGGAACTTTAAATTCAGCTCCCATAAGCCGGTTACCAACCTGCAGATCAGTTCCGGTATTGATTGGTTTGATGCACAGATAGAAGTGTTGTACGGCGATCAGAAAGTGAGCATTAAGGATATCAAAAATGCGCTGGCCAACAAACAAAACTATGTACAGCTTGCAGATGGCTCTTTGGGCTTATTGCCGGAAGAGTGGCTGAAGAAATATTCCCTGCTGTTTAAAGTAGGGGAAGAAAAGGATAAGGGGTTGAAGCTGAGTAAATACAACTTCAGCGTTATTGATGAGTTATACGAATTCATTGATGATGAAGCGGTTGTAGCAGAACTGGAGCAAAAACGTAAAAAGTTATTGCAATTTGACGAGATCCGGAGTATAGCATTGCCTTCCAATGTACATGCTACTTTACGTCCTTACCAGGAAAGTGGTTTCCAATGGCTCAACTACCTGGATGAGGTGAAGTGGGGAGGTATACTGGCGGACGATATGGGTTTGGGTAAAACGATCCAGGCACTTACGTTCCTGCAAAATTATAAGAACAAAAATGATGACCAGTGTATGGCCCTGGTGGTATGTCCTACTACCCTGATCTATAACTGGGAAAATGAGATCCGGAAATTTACGCCGGGCATCCGCCATCATATTCACCATGGACCTGCCCGCTTGAAAAGTATGGAAGAGCTGCAGGGGTATGATGTGATCATCACCACTTATGGTACCCTTCGCAGCGATATTCAATTGCTGATGAAGGTGGCCTTTGATTATGTGATACTGGATGAGTCACAGGCAATTAAAAACCCGCAATCCAAGGTAACTAAAGCAGCACAGCTACTGAATACTAAAAACAGGCTGGCGCTGAGTGGTACACCCATGCAGAACAATACCTTTGATATCTATGCGCAGATGAACTTCCTGAATCCGGGCATGCTGGGAAGTGTGGACTTTTTCCGTAATGAGTTTGCTACCCCCATCGACAAGTTCCAGGATGAAGAAAGAAAAGATCATTTACGCAAGCTGATCTATCCGTTTATTTTACGCCGCACGAAAGAGCAGGTAGCGAAAGATTTACCGGATAAGATCGAAACAGTGATCTTCTGTGAAATGGATGCGGAACAGCGGCATATTTATGATGCTTACCGCAATACGTACCGTTCCAAGATATTGGGTGTTATTGAAGATCAGGGTATGCAGCGGTCGCAGCTTACCATTTTGCAGGGCCTGATGAAATTGCGGCAGATCTGTGATTCGCCGGCTATATTGAATGAAACGGAGCATTACCCCAATCACTCGGTGAAGTTGCATGAGCTAACCCGTGAGATAGCGGAGAATATTGGTCATCATAAGGTGCTGGTATTTTCCCAGTTCCTGGGTATGCTGGGACTTATCCGGGAAAGATTGGCGCATATGAAAATACCTTACGAGTATTTTGATGGCAGCACCTCTACTATGGATCGTGAAAAAGCTATTCAGAATTTCCAGAACAATGATGAATGCCGGGTGTTCCTGATTTCACTGAAAGCAGGTGGTGTGGGTCTGAACCTTACCGCTGCCGACTATGTATATATAGTAGACCCCTGGTGGAACCCGGCTGTAGAACAGCAGGCGATTGATCGTACCCACCGTATCGGGCAAACCAAGAATATCTTTGCTTACCGGATGATCTGTAAGGATACGGTAGAAGAAAAAATCCTTGAACTACAGGAACGCAAAAAATCCCTGGTAAAAGAGATCATTGCCGATGATACCGGCTTTGTGAAGAAACTTACCAAAGAGGATGTATTATATCTCTTTAGTTAA
- a CDS encoding DUF7674 family protein, which translates to MISLQIPGLSFPMQQLVKNGTVCKVVHAFADYTSNMIRGGQIPEVKKCFTMAGVLYRNGSTALRNAIESVYLYALSPFLYTQFSNQPVKELLPLSLKNIRIQHIQRGTL; encoded by the coding sequence TTGATCAGTTTACAAATCCCCGGACTTTCTTTTCCTATGCAGCAGCTGGTTAAAAACGGAACGGTATGTAAAGTAGTACATGCCTTTGCGGATTATACCAGTAATATGATCCGGGGCGGGCAGATACCGGAGGTTAAAAAGTGCTTTACCATGGCGGGAGTATTATACCGTAATGGCAGTACAGCACTCCGTAATGCGATAGAGAGCGTGTATTTGTATGCTTTATCCCCCTTCCTGTATACGCAGTTTAGCAATCAGCCGGTGAAGGAGCTGCTGCCTTTATCATTGAAGAACATCCGCATACAGCATATTCAGCGTGGCACACTTTAA
- the kdpF gene encoding K(+)-transporting ATPase subunit F, whose product MIALFILSILVFIYMVYVLLKPEKF is encoded by the coding sequence ATGATTGCACTCTTTATCTTATCCATTTTGGTTTTTATATACATGGTATATGTATTACTGAAACCTGAAAAGTTTTAA
- the kdpA gene encoding potassium-transporting ATPase subunit KdpA yields the protein MTTEILGVILTYLLTLLLAWPLGKYIAKVFKGEKTWSDFMAPLERLFYRISGINPLEEMNWKQHLKALLTINMVWFVYAFVMLLIQDKLPLNPDGNPAQSADLAFNTTISFLVNCNLQHYSGESGVTYFTQLFVITFLQFVSAATGIAALVVLFKALKEKTTTRLGNFWDIFVKTNTRLLLPLCVVIAIILAFNGTPASYAGKDTIVTLQGDTVNVARGPAAGMIAIKHLGTNGGGWFGTNSAHPLENPNYVTYITEMVAQVIIPIAVIFALGIFINRRKFANVIFVVMTAGMLLLLIPTLYSEISGNPAIAHMGIAQPTGAMEGKEVRFGPAASGYWSTVTTIISTGSVNSMHDSTMPLTGMMQLAAMMINCFYGGCGVGILNYFIFIIIAVFISGLMVGRTPEFMGHKVEAREVKIAALIALLHPFIILTGTALSSWVLAHHPDMDWAVKPSAWLNNPGYHGFSEMLYEYTSSAANNGSGFEGLGDNNIFWNVTTGFVLILGRYLPIIGPVAIAGLLSSKKYIPESAGTLKTDTATFGMMTFAVIAILAALSFFPSLVLGPVAEYFSMY from the coding sequence ATGACAACAGAAATTTTAGGTGTAATACTCACCTATTTACTAACACTACTACTGGCCTGGCCTTTGGGAAAATACATCGCCAAAGTATTCAAAGGAGAAAAAACATGGTCAGATTTTATGGCACCACTGGAACGGTTGTTTTACAGAATATCCGGGATAAATCCATTGGAGGAAATGAACTGGAAGCAGCATCTGAAAGCATTGCTCACCATCAATATGGTATGGTTTGTATATGCATTTGTGATGTTACTGATTCAGGATAAGCTGCCTTTGAACCCGGATGGCAACCCGGCGCAGTCGGCCGACCTGGCGTTTAATACTACGATCAGTTTCCTTGTAAACTGTAACCTGCAGCACTATTCCGGAGAAAGTGGCGTGACCTATTTTACCCAATTATTTGTGATTACCTTTTTACAGTTTGTAAGTGCTGCCACCGGCATTGCCGCATTAGTAGTATTATTTAAAGCATTAAAAGAAAAGACGACCACCAGGTTGGGCAACTTCTGGGATATTTTCGTGAAAACAAATACCCGTTTGTTATTGCCATTATGTGTAGTCATTGCAATTATCCTGGCGTTCAATGGCACCCCTGCCAGCTATGCCGGCAAAGACACGATTGTAACCCTGCAGGGCGATACGGTAAATGTAGCCCGTGGACCCGCAGCAGGGATGATTGCCATTAAGCATCTGGGTACTAACGGTGGTGGCTGGTTTGGTACCAACTCGGCCCATCCGCTGGAGAACCCTAATTATGTTACTTATATCACAGAGATGGTAGCACAGGTAATTATACCTATCGCTGTCATATTTGCCCTGGGTATTTTTATTAATCGCCGGAAGTTTGCCAATGTCATATTTGTTGTGATGACAGCAGGTATGTTGTTACTGTTGATTCCTACACTATATAGTGAAATAAGTGGTAATCCCGCCATTGCACATATGGGCATCGCACAGCCTACCGGTGCCATGGAAGGGAAGGAAGTCCGGTTTGGCCCGGCAGCCTCAGGATATTGGAGTACCGTAACCACTATTATTTCCACCGGGTCTGTCAACTCGATGCACGACAGTACCATGCCGCTTACAGGTATGATGCAGCTGGCGGCTATGATGATTAACTGTTTCTACGGCGGTTGTGGCGTAGGTATTCTCAATTACTTCATTTTTATCATTATCGCAGTTTTTATATCAGGATTAATGGTAGGCCGTACACCGGAATTTATGGGGCATAAGGTGGAAGCCAGGGAAGTTAAAATAGCTGCGCTGATTGCCTTGCTGCATCCCTTTATCATACTGACAGGCACTGCCTTGTCGTCCTGGGTATTAGCGCATCATCCGGATATGGACTGGGCCGTGAAGCCTTCGGCATGGCTGAATAACCCCGGGTATCATGGATTTTCAGAGATGCTGTATGAATATACTTCTTCAGCGGCCAATAACGGATCCGGATTTGAAGGGTTGGGAGATAATAATATATTCTGGAATGTAACCACGGGATTTGTATTGATCCTTGGCCGTTACCTCCCTATTATAGGACCTGTAGCGATAGCAGGGTTATTGAGTAGTAAAAAATACATTCCGGAATCAGCAGGTACATTAAAAACGGATACGGCTACTTTTGGCATGATGACCTTTGCCGTAATAGCCATCCTGGCCGCACTTTCCTTCTTCCCTTCCCTGGTATTAGGACCCGTAGCAGAATATTTTTCCATGTACTAA
- the kdpB gene encoding potassium-transporting ATPase subunit KdpB codes for MKPRDNKLFPKALVTESLKQSFIKLHPRLMIKNPVMFTVEIGTAVMLIVTLYTMITGDLSQGSKGYNLAVFIVLLLTVLFANFAEAIAEARGKAQAESLRKTREDTPAKKVELIGEIFTNEIKVVSSASLRKGDIFVCEAGDIIPADGEIVEGLASIDESAITGESAPVIREAGGDKTSVVGGTKVLSDHIKVRVSTEAGESFLDKMIALVEGASRQKTPNEIALTILLASFTLVFIIVCVTLKPFADYAQTPITIAAFISLFVCLIPTTIGGLLSAIGIAGMDRALRANVITKSGKAVETAGDVDVLLLDKTGTITIGNRKATNFYATNGITNEAFVKLCALSSLSDETPEGKSIVELAGKEALNGLSVQGATMVKFTAETRSSGIDLPDGTRIRKGAYDAIKRMTEKSGHTFPAETLAKVETISKDGGTPLVVAYNDKVQGVIELQDIIKPGIQERFERLRKMGVKTVMVTGDNPLTAKYIATKAGVDDFIAEAKPEDKMTYIRKEQTSGRLVAMMGDGTNDAPALAQADVGVAMNSGTQAAKEAGNMVDLDNDPTKLIEIVEIGKQLLMTRGTLTTFSIANDVAKYFAIVPALFIASIPTLQGINIMRLHSPETAILSAVIFNAIIIPLLIPLALKGVAYKPIGASALLRRNLFIYGVGGLIVPFIGIKLIDIIISLFM; via the coding sequence ATGAAACCAAGAGATAATAAATTGTTTCCGAAAGCATTGGTGACGGAGAGCTTAAAACAATCATTTATTAAGCTTCATCCCAGGCTGATGATTAAAAACCCGGTCATGTTTACCGTGGAAATTGGTACAGCAGTGATGTTGATCGTAACGCTGTATACCATGATAACAGGTGACCTATCGCAGGGCAGCAAGGGCTATAACCTGGCAGTATTTATCGTGCTGCTGCTCACGGTACTGTTCGCCAATTTTGCCGAAGCGATAGCAGAAGCGCGGGGTAAAGCACAGGCAGAAAGTTTGCGCAAAACCCGTGAAGATACCCCTGCCAAAAAAGTGGAACTGATTGGAGAAATATTTACCAATGAGATCAAGGTAGTATCTTCTGCTTCCCTCCGTAAAGGCGACATCTTTGTATGTGAAGCAGGTGATATTATTCCCGCCGATGGTGAAATTGTGGAAGGGCTTGCCAGTATTGACGAGTCTGCGATTACCGGAGAAAGTGCACCGGTGATCCGGGAGGCCGGAGGAGATAAAACCAGCGTAGTAGGAGGTACTAAAGTATTATCAGACCATATCAAAGTAAGGGTAAGTACAGAAGCCGGTGAATCATTCCTGGACAAGATGATTGCATTGGTAGAAGGAGCAAGCCGTCAGAAAACACCTAATGAAATTGCGTTAACAATTTTGCTGGCCAGCTTTACCCTGGTATTCATTATTGTGTGTGTAACGCTGAAACCATTTGCAGATTATGCACAAACACCCATTACCATCGCAGCTTTCATCTCCTTGTTTGTATGCCTCATCCCCACTACCATTGGCGGTTTATTATCCGCCATTGGTATAGCGGGAATGGACCGGGCATTGCGTGCCAATGTGATCACAAAATCAGGTAAGGCCGTAGAAACTGCCGGCGATGTGGATGTATTACTGCTGGATAAAACGGGTACTATTACTATTGGCAACCGTAAAGCCACTAATTTTTATGCTACCAATGGCATAACAAACGAAGCGTTTGTGAAGCTGTGTGCCCTCAGCTCTTTATCAGATGAAACACCGGAAGGTAAATCAATCGTTGAACTGGCCGGTAAAGAAGCCTTGAATGGATTGTCGGTACAGGGCGCCACGATGGTAAAGTTTACCGCAGAAACCAGAAGCAGCGGGATCGATTTGCCAGATGGGACACGGATCCGTAAAGGAGCTTATGATGCCATTAAGCGAATGACCGAAAAGTCGGGTCATACCTTTCCTGCTGAAACACTGGCAAAGGTAGAAACGATCTCAAAAGATGGCGGTACCCCGCTGGTAGTAGCATATAATGATAAGGTACAGGGCGTAATAGAACTACAGGATATTATCAAACCAGGTATCCAGGAACGTTTTGAACGCTTGCGTAAAATGGGTGTAAAAACAGTGATGGTAACAGGAGACAATCCGCTCACTGCCAAATACATTGCTACCAAAGCAGGAGTAGATGATTTTATTGCCGAAGCAAAACCGGAAGATAAGATGACCTATATCAGGAAGGAACAAACTTCCGGACGCCTGGTAGCGATGATGGGTGATGGTACCAATGATGCGCCGGCACTGGCGCAGGCAGACGTAGGAGTAGCTATGAATAGTGGTACCCAGGCAGCAAAGGAAGCAGGTAACATGGTAGACCTGGATAATGATCCGACCAAGCTGATTGAGATAGTGGAAATAGGCAAACAATTGCTGATGACACGAGGTACACTCACCACTTTTTCTATTGCCAATGATGTGGCTAAATATTTTGCGATTGTACCAGCCTTGTTTATTGCTTCCATTCCCACTTTACAGGGGATCAATATCATGCGCTTGCACAGTCCGGAAACAGCCATCCTGAGTGCCGTGATCTTTAATGCCATTATTATTCCCCTGCTGATACCGCTGGCATTAAAAGGTGTAGCCTATAAACCTATTGGTGCAAGTGCTTTGCTGAGAAGGAACCTGTTTATATATGGTGTAGGCGGCCTTATAGTACCTTTTATAGGCATCAAGCTGATTGATATAATTATCAGCCTGTTTATGTAA
- a CDS encoding K(+)-transporting ATPase subunit C: protein MKKYLLPSIKLTALLIVLLAGIYPLFIAAVAKMAPGKGDGVTVMHHGKVVGFANVGQKFTEDKYFWGRPSAVDYNATGSGGSNKGPSNPDYLKIVEERIDTFLVHNPAIKREDIPAELVTASGSGLDPHLSPAGAYAQVARVAKTRGIPAAQVQQLVAANTKVPLFGLFGPATVNVLQLNMALDDLK, encoded by the coding sequence ATGAAAAAGTATCTTTTGCCATCTATAAAACTGACTGCACTGCTGATCGTGTTGCTGGCGGGTATTTATCCTTTGTTTATTGCTGCTGTAGCCAAAATGGCTCCCGGAAAAGGGGATGGTGTAACGGTGATGCATCATGGCAAAGTAGTAGGATTTGCCAATGTGGGGCAAAAATTTACAGAGGACAAATACTTCTGGGGCCGTCCTTCTGCGGTAGATTATAATGCCACCGGATCTGGTGGTTCCAATAAAGGTCCTTCTAACCCTGATTACCTGAAAATTGTGGAGGAAAGGATTGACACTTTTTTAGTACATAACCCTGCTATAAAACGGGAGGATATACCAGCAGAGTTGGTTACTGCTTCCGGTAGCGGGCTGGACCCACACCTCTCTCCTGCCGGGGCTTATGCACAGGTAGCCAGAGTAGCTAAAACAAGAGGTATTCCGGCAGCGCAGGTACAGCAACTGGTAGCTGCCAATACCAAAGTCCCTTTATTTGGTTTGTTCGGACCAGCTACTGTAAATGTTTTACAGCTGAATATGGCATTAGACGATTTGAAATAA
- a CDS encoding porin produces MKRFFLIAGSMITMHVFAQEKTDREPAKITFSGYAEAYYSYDFNEPADHLKPGFLYNFNRHNELNVNLAYLKGNYSSDRVRGNIAIMAGTYAQYNMAAESELMRHVYEANVGIRIGKNLWVDAGIMPSHIGFESAVGKDCYTLTRSIMAENTPYFETGAKITWNPNDKWTLSAMYLNGWQRVKRPDGNQTPAFGTQVVFKPSDKITLNYSTFIGNDKPDSVRRMRYFNDLYGTFNITDQFSFIAGIDYGIEQQEKGKSGMNQWYSPIIIARYAFTDKFAMAGRVEHYNDKQEVIISTGTKNGFQTTGYSLNLDFTPYNNLMFRMEGKLYDSQDDIFMKGAAWKGSNTALTTSLALWF; encoded by the coding sequence ATGAAAAGATTTTTTTTGATTGCAGGATCGATGATAACCATGCATGTATTTGCCCAGGAAAAAACGGACAGGGAGCCTGCAAAGATTACGTTTTCCGGTTACGCAGAAGCTTATTACAGCTATGATTTTAATGAACCGGCGGATCATTTAAAGCCGGGGTTCCTGTATAATTTTAACCGGCATAATGAGCTGAATGTAAACCTGGCTTATCTGAAAGGAAATTATTCTTCAGACAGGGTAAGAGGTAATATAGCTATCATGGCGGGCACCTATGCACAGTATAACATGGCAGCAGAATCTGAGTTGATGCGGCATGTGTACGAGGCCAATGTGGGCATACGTATTGGTAAAAACCTATGGGTAGATGCTGGTATTATGCCATCACATATTGGATTTGAAAGTGCAGTAGGTAAGGATTGTTATACGCTTACCCGTAGTATTATGGCAGAAAATACCCCCTATTTCGAAACCGGCGCAAAGATCACGTGGAACCCCAATGATAAGTGGACACTTTCGGCCATGTATCTGAATGGGTGGCAAAGAGTTAAAAGACCGGATGGTAATCAGACGCCGGCATTTGGCACACAGGTGGTATTTAAGCCCAGTGATAAGATCACCTTGAACTACAGCACTTTTATAGGGAATGATAAACCGGACAGCGTGCGCCGCATGCGTTACTTTAACGACCTTTATGGTACCTTTAATATAACAGATCAATTTAGTTTTATTGCTGGTATTGATTATGGGATTGAACAACAGGAAAAGGGAAAAAGCGGGATGAATCAGTGGTACAGTCCTATAATAATAGCCCGTTATGCATTTACTGATAAGTTTGCCATGGCCGGCCGGGTAGAACATTATAACGATAAGCAGGAAGTGATCATCAGCACAGGTACAAAAAACGGGTTTCAGACTACCGGTTATTCACTGAACCTGGATTTCACCCCTTATAACAATCTGATGTTCCGTATGGAAGGTAAGCTATATGACAGCCAGGATGATATATTTATGAAAGGTGCAGCATGGAAAGGCAGTAATACTGCTTTAACTACTTCTCTGGCCCTCTGGTTTTAA
- a CDS encoding sensor protein KdpD → MTDKAQSVQHFLDLANRDGRGKFKIYIGMSAGVGKTYRMLQEAHAMLRNGINVQIGYIETHNRAETQALVEGVPFIPRKQVFYKGKMLEEMDLSAILLLNPDWVIVDELAHTNIPGSKNEKRWQDVTALLYAGINVISAINIQHIESINQEVKSITGIEVTERIPDSVLLMADEVVNIDLTADELITRLKEGKIYDKSKVETALKNFFQADKILQLRELALKEVTTQVERKVVTEIPRSLQLRHESFLACISTNDEIARKVIRKTARLAAYYHATWYVLYVQTPSESVSKINLATQRHLINNLKLATELGGEVIQAQDVNVAQVIIDTALAKEVTTICIGKPHISLFRIILRTNIFNQLLKTLTSNDIDLIILS, encoded by the coding sequence ATGACAGACAAAGCACAATCGGTACAGCATTTTCTGGATCTTGCCAATCGTGATGGCAGGGGAAAGTTTAAGATCTACATAGGGATGAGTGCCGGCGTAGGCAAAACTTACCGCATGTTGCAAGAGGCACATGCGATGCTGCGGAATGGTATCAATGTTCAGATAGGATATATAGAAACCCACAACCGTGCAGAAACGCAGGCCCTGGTAGAAGGGGTGCCTTTCATTCCCCGTAAGCAGGTGTTTTACAAGGGGAAAATGTTGGAGGAAATGGATCTTTCGGCGATTCTCCTGCTGAACCCGGATTGGGTAATTGTGGATGAACTGGCCCATACCAATATACCAGGATCGAAGAATGAAAAAAGATGGCAGGATGTAACTGCCCTTTTGTACGCAGGCATTAATGTAATATCAGCTATCAATATCCAGCATATAGAGAGTATCAACCAGGAGGTGAAATCCATCACCGGAATAGAAGTAACGGAGCGGATACCTGATAGCGTATTGTTGATGGCAGATGAGGTAGTGAATATTGACCTGACCGCAGATGAGTTGATTACCCGTTTGAAGGAAGGAAAGATTTATGATAAGTCAAAAGTAGAAACTGCGCTTAAGAATTTTTTTCAGGCAGACAAGATATTGCAGTTGCGGGAGCTGGCATTGAAAGAGGTAACGACACAGGTAGAACGTAAAGTGGTAACGGAGATACCGCGCAGCCTGCAGCTGCGGCATGAAAGTTTCCTGGCTTGTATTTCCACCAATGATGAAATAGCCAGGAAGGTAATCCGTAAAACAGCCAGGCTGGCTGCCTATTATCATGCCACCTGGTATGTTTTATATGTACAAACCCCCAGTGAGAGTGTATCTAAAATTAATCTGGCCACGCAGCGTCATCTGATCAATAATCTTAAACTGGCTACGGAGCTGGGAGGAGAAGTGATACAGGCGCAGGATGTTAATGTAGCACAGGTTATTATAGATACAGCCCTGGCAAAGGAGGTAACTACTATTTGCATAGGAAAGCCGCATATTAGTCTGTTTCGCATAATTTTGAGAACGAACATCTTTAACCAGTTGTTGAAAACACTGACATCCAATGATATAGACCTCATTATTTTATCATGA